One Chloroflexota bacterium genomic window, TTTCGCCAGTTCGCACAGGGGGAAGGGCGGCTCGATATTGCCATAGGGGGCGGTGGTGGCCCGCATGTGCTGGGGCGTGGTGGGTGAATACTGGCCACCGGTCATGCCGTAGATGTTATTGTTGACCACGATGGCCGTGAGGTCCATATTGCGCCGGGCGGCGTGGATGAAGTGGTTGCCGCCAATAGCCAGGGCGTCGCCATCGCCCATCACCACTAAGACATACATATCGGGCCGCGCCAATTTGAGCCCGGTGGCGAAAGCCAGCGCCCGCCCGTGGGTGGTGTGCATGGTATTGAAGTCCACATACACCGGCATCCGCCCAGTGCAACCGATGCCTGAGACCATCGCCACGCGGTCTCTGTCCAATCCCATGCGGTCTATGGCGCGGATGATGGCCCCCAGGACGATGCCGATGCCGCAACCCGCACACCACATCACCGGGAACTTCTTGCTATGACGCAGGTAGTCGTAAACCTCGTGCTCTTCGCGCAACTTCGTGGACATTATGTCAACCCTCGATGGCTTCCAAAATCTGCTGTGGCGTGACCAATTCCCCATCGGCGCGGTTCACGCGCCGCACCTTATGACGCCCGGCCACGCGTTCCACCTCCAGTGCCAATTGCCCCAGGTTCATCTCCGGCACCACAATGCGCTTGGCAGTGTGCGCCAGCCGTTCCACAGCCTCTTCAGGGAAAGGCCAGATGGTGAGAGGTTTGAAGAAGCCCACCTTGTGTCGGCGCGCCCGAGCCAGCCTGACCGCGTGCCGGGCCGAGCGAGCCGTCGCGCCGTAGGACAAGACCACGGTGCGTGCTCCTGGGATGCTCTCTTCCTCGTACATTAGGATGTCGCCGAGGTTGTTGTGGATCTTGGCAAACACCCGCTTGAGCCAGGGTTGGATTTCATCCAGCCGTTCGGTCGGGAAGCCGCGCTGATCGTGGAACAAGCCGGTGATGTGGTAACGGAACCCCTGCCCGAAACTCACCAGGGGCGGTACGTCGCTGGCTGTTTCCTCGTATGGGAAATACCATTCCGGCGGGACGTTGGTTTGGACGCGGTCCACCACTTCCACTTGCTCCCGCGGCGGCAATTCCACCTTCTCCCGCATATGGGCCACCACTTCATCCATCAGCAAGATCACCGGGGTGCGATATTTCTCTGAGAAGTTGAAGGCTGTCACGGTGAGATGGAACGTCTCCATCACCGAAGAGGGAGAGAGGACGATGATCGGGTGGTCGCCGTGGGTGCCCCAGCGGGCTTGCATCACGTCGCCCTGGGCCGGGGAGGTGGGCAGGCCAGTTGAGGGGCCGGTCCGCTGCACGTTGACGATCACACAGGGGATCTCGGTCATCGCCGCGTAGCCGATGTTCTCCTGCATGAGGGAGAAGCCGGGGCCGCTGGTGGCAGTCATGGCCTTCATCCCCCCGACCGACGCGCCGATGACCGCAGCCAGGCTGGCGATCTCATCTTCCATCTGGATGAACTTGCCGCCTAGGGCGGGCAGGCGGTAGGAGAGTATCTCCGCGATCTCCGATGAGGGAGTGATGGGGTAACCAGCGAAGAACCGACACCCAGCCACCAAAGCGCCCTCGGCGCAAGCGGTATTGCCCTGCATGAATTGCGCGGTCATCCCTCACCCTCCTGATCATCCAGGCGATGCACTTGGATGGCAAAGTCGGGGCAGTGAACAACGCACCATTCGCAGGCCGTGCATTTCTCGGGATGGGCCACCACGGGCCGCCCCTCGCCGTTGGCCTCGAAGACTCCCTGCGGGCAGAAGGCGATGCACAGGCCGCAACCCTTGCACCACTTGCCGAAAAGGCGCACTTCGCCGCGAGGCCGGCGCTTAGTCTTCTTGGTGGTCTCATCTTTGAGAGCCACCTCTTCGTCAGACATAGGAATGAATCCTCCTTTGGAGCACTGAATGCTATTATACCCGACCGCCGCGCCTTGTGCCAAACTATGGCGAAGGGTATTGCGTTTTCACGTGAAATATGCTATACTGGAAATGCAGGCGATTGCAGTCAGGAGAGGTAGTTCCTGGTCAGAGATTTTGTCTGCTACCCTCCCCGTCGAACCCAGAGCCGGCAGATTCTCCACTTTTCCACACCGGGGTGTGAAAATGAAAATGCCCCTCTGGCTTAAGCGACAAGGCTGGCTGCTCGACTTGGCGATCCTGATCCTTGCCGTTCTGGCAGCACTGGCCGTAGGCGCTGTCCTCCTATTGATGGCCGGCACGAACCCTTTGGTAGCCTACAAGCCCCTTTTCTTAGGTGCCTTCAGCAGCCGCTATGGGCTTACCGAGACCCTGGTAAAGGCCGTCCCTCTTATGCTGGTCGGTTTGGGGATCGTCATCGCCTATCGCGGTGGGGTGCTGAACATCGGCGGCGAAGGGCAGATCATCCTGGGCGCTGTCGCCTGTGCTTGGGTGGCCCTCACATTCAGTCAACTGCCGGGCTTTCTACTTGCTCCCTTGGTCCTACTGGCCGGTATTGCTGCCGGCGCGGCCTGGGGGCTTGTCCCAGGTGTGCTCAAGGCAACGGTAGGGGCCAATGAGGTCCTCATCACCATTATGATGAATAATATCGCCTTCTTGTTATTGACTTACTTGATTCGCGGGCCGATGATAGACCCCCAAGAGATCGCCTATGGCACGGGCTATCCTCAATCGGCACTGATCCCCGCTTCCACTTGGATGCTGCGACTGATCCCCCAATCCAGACTGCACCTGGGCCTCATCATTGCCGTGGTCTGCGCTGCTCTGGTGTACGTTTTCATGTGGCAGACCACTCTCGGGTACCGTATCCGAGTGGTGGGCGTCAATCCTCGGGCTGCCCGTTATGCCGGCATCCGTGTGGCCCAAAATATGATTGTGGCCATGGCCCTGAGCGGCGGATTGGCAGGCTTGGCAGGTGCAATTGAGGTGACCGGTGTTCATCATCGTTTGCTGGACGGTATTTCTGCCGGATACGGTTTCACGGGCATTGTGGTGGCCTTGTTCGCCAGATTGCACCCCGCCGGTGTCGTTCCGGCCGCCTTTTTCTTCGCTGCTCTCCTGGTGGGGGCCGATATGATGCAACGTACGGTGGGCATCCCGTCCAGCCTGGTAGTGGCTATTGAAGGGCTGGTGGTGATTTTTGTGGTTTCCAGCGAGATATTCGCCCTGAGGAAGGAACGATAAGGATGGGGACAACGCTTTTCAGCCAAGGTTTCATCATCGGCGTGTTGGCGACTGGTGTTCGCCTGGCTGCCCCGTTCCTTTTCGCTGGTCTGGGAGAGGTGTTTGCCGAGCGCTCGGGCGTATTGAACCTGGGCGTGGATGGGATCATGTTGATGGGTGCTTTCATTGGTTTCTGGGCAGCCTACACCCTGGGCAGCCCTTGGATGGGCCTGCTGGCAGCCGCTATCGTCGGCGCGTTGATGGGCCTGTTTATGGCCCTCATTAGCGTGCATTTGCAGGCCAATCAGGGGATTGCGGGCATCGGCCTGCAACTCCTGGGCTGGGGGCTTTCGGGGCTGCTTTTCCGACTCACCTTCGGCGCTGTCACCGGCGTGAGGGGTTTCCCGGCTATCGAGATCCCCGGGCTCAGCCACCTGCCTTTCATCGGACCCGTTCTCTTCCGGCAGAATATCTTGGTTTATCTGGCGATTTCACTGGTGCCAGTCTCGGCTTTCGTTCTCTTTCGCACCACGCTCGGACTCAAGATCCGAGCGGTGGGAGAGAACCCAGAGGCTGCGGATACATTGGGTGTGAGCGTATATGGCATCCGTTACCTCTGCGTTATGTTGGGCGGAATCCTGGCGGGCATTGCCGGTGCGTTCCTCACCATCGGGCAAATGAACATGTTCGTGGACAATATCACCAGCGGGCGAGGGTTCATCGCCATCGCCTTGGTCTGCTTTGGCCGCTGGCATCCCTACGGTGTCCTGGTCGGCGCTCTATTATTCAGCGTATTGGACGCGTTGCAAATGTGGATCCAAGTGATTGGGGCTCCCATCCCCTACGAATTCTTGGTGATGTTGCCCTACGTATTGACCATCGTGGTATTAGCCACCGCGGTGGGCCGGGCACGTGGGCCGCTGGCTCTGTCTAAGCCTTACACCAGGGGCGAAAGGTAAAAA contains:
- a CDS encoding 2-oxoacid:ferredoxin oxidoreductase subunit beta, with product MSTKLREEHEVYDYLRHSKKFPVMWCAGCGIGIVLGAIIRAIDRMGLDRDRVAMVSGIGCTGRMPVYVDFNTMHTTHGRALAFATGLKLARPDMYVLVVMGDGDALAIGGNHFIHAARRNMDLTAIVVNNNIYGMTGGQYSPTTPQHMRATTAPYGNIEPPFPLCELAKAAGASFVARSTVYHAKELDRLIEQAIARRGFSVVEAVSYCHTTYGRLNRLGTAVDMMRWLKENSVTLAQAEKMSPEERETKIVRGVLLDREGPGYVDLYEEIIRQARAAENG
- a CDS encoding 4Fe-4S binding protein, producing MSDEEVALKDETTKKTKRRPRGEVRLFGKWCKGCGLCIAFCPQGVFEANGEGRPVVAHPEKCTACEWCVVHCPDFAIQVHRLDDQEGEG
- a CDS encoding 2-oxoacid:acceptor oxidoreductase subunit alpha, with the protein product MTAQFMQGNTACAEGALVAGCRFFAGYPITPSSEIAEILSYRLPALGGKFIQMEDEIASLAAVIGASVGGMKAMTATSGPGFSLMQENIGYAAMTEIPCVIVNVQRTGPSTGLPTSPAQGDVMQARWGTHGDHPIIVLSPSSVMETFHLTVTAFNFSEKYRTPVILLMDEVVAHMREKVELPPREQVEVVDRVQTNVPPEWYFPYEETASDVPPLVSFGQGFRYHITGLFHDQRGFPTERLDEIQPWLKRVFAKIHNNLGDILMYEEESIPGARTVVLSYGATARSARHAVRLARARRHKVGFFKPLTIWPFPEEAVERLAHTAKRIVVPEMNLGQLALEVERVAGRHKVRRVNRADGELVTPQQILEAIEG
- a CDS encoding ABC transporter permease translates to MKMPLWLKRQGWLLDLAILILAVLAALAVGAVLLLMAGTNPLVAYKPLFLGAFSSRYGLTETLVKAVPLMLVGLGIVIAYRGGVLNIGGEGQIILGAVACAWVALTFSQLPGFLLAPLVLLAGIAAGAAWGLVPGVLKATVGANEVLITIMMNNIAFLLLTYLIRGPMIDPQEIAYGTGYPQSALIPASTWMLRLIPQSRLHLGLIIAVVCAALVYVFMWQTTLGYRIRVVGVNPRAARYAGIRVAQNMIVAMALSGGLAGLAGAIEVTGVHHRLLDGISAGYGFTGIVVALFARLHPAGVVPAAFFFAALLVGADMMQRTVGIPSSLVVAIEGLVVIFVVSSEIFALRKER
- a CDS encoding ABC transporter permease, whose translation is MGTTLFSQGFIIGVLATGVRLAAPFLFAGLGEVFAERSGVLNLGVDGIMLMGAFIGFWAAYTLGSPWMGLLAAAIVGALMGLFMALISVHLQANQGIAGIGLQLLGWGLSGLLFRLTFGAVTGVRGFPAIEIPGLSHLPFIGPVLFRQNILVYLAISLVPVSAFVLFRTTLGLKIRAVGENPEAADTLGVSVYGIRYLCVMLGGILAGIAGAFLTIGQMNMFVDNITSGRGFIAIALVCFGRWHPYGVLVGALLFSVLDALQMWIQVIGAPIPYEFLVMLPYVLTIVVLATAVGRARGPLALSKPYTRGER